In Paenibacillus ihbetae, the following are encoded in one genomic region:
- a CDS encoding glycoside hydrolase family 95 protein, whose product MWYDKPASVWEEALPLGNGRLGAMVFGGIQEERIQWNEDTLWSGFPRDTNNYEALRYLQAARELIASENYAEAEKLIEERMVGRNTEAFLPLGDLLIDQTGIGDGQLDYRRELDLGQGVASVVFRTDRGESFQREMFISATDQIAVIRYTGSAEESIHLKLRLQSPLKYETAIMPHGVLRLFGHAPTHIADNYRGDHPQAVLYEEGRGLRYEMQVAVRADGGSIDINGDVLTVTGANAVTLHVAAATNFDGFDVMPGAKGSDPARLCSARLEAAAGYDDEALRLRHTEEHQALFGRVAVELGDAEHRTRMETIPTDQRLAAYAGGQEDPSLEALMFQYGRYLLMASSRPGTQPAHLQGLWNPHVQPPWNSNYTTNINTEMNYWAAETGNLSECHEPLIRMVRELAVSGARTARIHYNARGWAAHHNVDLWRMANPSNGRAMWAFWPMAGPWLCRHLWEHYVFNPDPEYLRSTAYPLMREAALFCLDWLIEDGEGHLVTSPSTSPENQFLTKEGVPCSVSAGSTMDMALIRELFRHCLEASELLEIDQELQEELRSALERLLPYRMDDDGRLMEWSKPFAEAEPGHRHVSHLYGLYPGTDINLRDTPELAEAALHSLMSRIRSGGGHTGWSCVWLINLFARLQQPDLAYKYVRTLLTRSVHPNLFGDHPPFQIDANFGGAAGLAEMLMQSHLGEITLLPALPAAWSSGAVRGLKARGGFLIDMEWKDGALVSASITSTHGQPCSVSCGIPVLVQREDGSAAASGERCSFDTVKGETYRVLPLERA is encoded by the coding sequence CTGTGGTACGACAAGCCGGCTTCCGTGTGGGAAGAGGCGCTTCCTCTAGGGAATGGACGCCTCGGCGCCATGGTGTTCGGGGGCATTCAGGAGGAGCGTATTCAATGGAACGAGGATACGCTATGGTCCGGATTCCCGAGGGATACGAACAATTACGAGGCGCTTCGGTATTTGCAAGCAGCCAGGGAGCTCATCGCATCCGAGAACTATGCGGAGGCCGAGAAGCTGATTGAGGAACGGATGGTTGGCCGGAATACGGAAGCTTTTTTACCGCTCGGGGACCTGCTGATTGATCAAACGGGGATCGGAGACGGGCAATTGGATTACCGGCGCGAGCTGGATCTGGGCCAGGGGGTTGCTTCGGTAGTATTCCGGACCGACCGGGGTGAGAGCTTTCAAAGGGAGATGTTTATCAGCGCGACGGACCAAATCGCGGTGATCCGTTATACGGGTAGTGCCGAGGAGAGCATTCATCTGAAGCTGAGGCTGCAATCGCCTCTGAAATACGAGACCGCTATTATGCCGCACGGCGTTTTGCGGCTGTTCGGACATGCGCCGACGCACATCGCGGATAACTACCGGGGGGATCATCCCCAGGCGGTATTATACGAGGAAGGACGGGGACTCCGGTATGAAATGCAGGTGGCGGTTCGGGCAGATGGGGGCAGCATCGACATAAACGGGGATGTGCTGACGGTTACCGGGGCCAATGCCGTGACGCTGCATGTTGCGGCAGCTACGAACTTCGACGGCTTCGACGTCATGCCGGGGGCCAAGGGGAGCGATCCGGCCAGACTGTGCAGCGCCCGGCTTGAAGCCGCTGCCGGATACGATGACGAGGCTTTGCGTTTACGGCATACGGAGGAGCATCAGGCGCTCTTCGGACGGGTGGCGGTGGAGCTGGGCGATGCCGAGCATCGTACCCGGATGGAGACGATCCCGACGGATCAGCGTCTGGCCGCTTATGCCGGAGGACAGGAGGATCCATCGCTGGAGGCGCTGATGTTCCAATACGGGCGATATTTGCTGATGGCAAGCTCCCGTCCCGGAACTCAGCCGGCACATCTCCAAGGGCTGTGGAATCCGCATGTCCAGCCGCCCTGGAACAGCAATTATACGACCAATATCAATACGGAGATGAACTACTGGGCAGCGGAGACGGGCAATCTGAGCGAATGTCATGAGCCGCTGATCCGAATGGTCCGGGAGCTAGCCGTCAGCGGAGCCCGGACGGCCAGAATTCATTATAATGCCCGGGGATGGGCCGCGCATCATAATGTTGACCTATGGCGAATGGCTAATCCGAGCAATGGTAGAGCCATGTGGGCGTTTTGGCCGATGGCTGGCCCCTGGCTGTGCCGCCATCTCTGGGAGCACTATGTATTTAACCCGGATCCGGAGTACTTAAGGAGCACGGCATATCCCCTCATGCGGGAGGCGGCGCTATTTTGCCTGGACTGGCTGATCGAAGACGGGGAGGGACATCTCGTTACCAGCCCGTCGACATCGCCGGAGAATCAGTTCTTAACGAAGGAAGGCGTGCCATGCAGCGTATCGGCAGGGTCCACGATGGATATGGCGCTGATTCGCGAACTCTTCCGTCATTGCCTTGAAGCCTCCGAGCTGCTGGAGATTGACCAGGAGCTGCAGGAAGAGCTGCGGAGCGCGCTGGAGCGGCTCCTTCCGTATCGAATGGATGATGACGGGCGGCTGATGGAGTGGAGTAAGCCTTTTGCGGAGGCGGAACCGGGCCATCGGCACGTATCGCATCTGTATGGGCTGTATCCCGGCACCGATATCAATCTGCGGGATACGCCCGAGTTGGCGGAAGCCGCGCTGCACTCGCTCATGTCCCGTATCCGGAGCGGCGGCGGGCATACGGGCTGGAGCTGTGTATGGCTCATCAATCTGTTCGCAAGGCTGCAGCAGCCGGACCTGGCTTATAAATACGTGCGCACGTTACTAACCCGTTCGGTGCACCCGAACCTGTTCGGCGATCATCCGCCGTTCCAGATCGACGCCAATTTCGGCGGAGCTGCCGGTCTCGCCGAAATGCTGATGCAGAGCCATCTGGGCGAGATCACGCTCCTGCCCGCCCTGCCGGCGGCATGGTCCTCCGGTGCCGTCCGCGGCTTGAAGGCGCGGGGCGGCTTCCTGATTGACATGGAGTGGAAGGACGGCGCACTGGTATCGGCTTCGATCACGTCAACGCACGGGCAGCCTTGCAGCGTCAGCTGCGGAATCCCGGTGCTGGTACAGCGTGAGGACGGATCGGCTGCAGCTTCGGGCGAGCGCTGCTCCTTCGACACGGTCAAGGGAGAGACGTATCGCGTGCTCCCGTTAGAGCGTGCCTGA
- a CDS encoding beta-galactosidase — MINEKLPKMWYGGDYNPEQWNEEIWKEDDRMFKLAGIDVATINVFSWALNQPEEDTYDFAWLDETIDRLYRNGVYVCLATSTAAHPAWMARKYPDILRVDYEGRKRRFGGRHNSCPNSPTYRKYAKLMASKLAERYKDHPAVLIWHVSNEYGGYCYCDNCAEAFRVWLKQRYGTLEALNKAWNTRFWGHTFYDWEDIVVPNALSEEWGGNRTNFQGISLDYRRFQSDSLLDCYKLERDELKRITPDIPVTTNLMGFYPELDYFKWAKEMDVVSWDNYPSLDTPYSFTAMTHALMRGLKNGQPFMLMEQTPSVQNWQPYNSAKRPGVMRLWSYQAVAHGADTVMFFQLRRSIGACEKYHGAVIEHVGHEHTRVFRECAELGKELQQLGDQLLDARSDAKVAIMYDWENRWGIELSSGPTVALNYVGEVHKYYDALHQLHIQTDMIGVEEDLSQYEVVIAPVMYMVKPGFAKRVEEFVSRGGTFLTTFFSGIVNENDIVTLGGYPGELRSLMGIWAEEIDALLPGQQNQMIIRGKHGELEDSYDCGILCDVIHTEGAEVVAEYGSDYYKGMPSLTVNRFGQGKAWYVASSPDAKFLQDLMKTICAEHGIQSVLDAPAGVEATRRVKDGKAFTFVLNHTAEAKTVPLGDEVYKDLLTGKEQQKQCEVPGRGVMILEKL, encoded by the coding sequence ATGATTAATGAAAAATTACCGAAAATGTGGTACGGCGGCGATTATAATCCGGAGCAGTGGAACGAGGAGATCTGGAAAGAGGACGACCGCATGTTTAAGCTGGCCGGTATCGATGTCGCCACGATCAATGTGTTCTCGTGGGCACTGAATCAACCGGAGGAGGATACTTACGATTTCGCCTGGCTGGACGAGACCATTGACAGGCTTTACCGGAATGGCGTTTATGTCTGCCTCGCAACAAGCACGGCTGCTCATCCGGCTTGGATGGCACGGAAATATCCGGATATTCTGCGCGTCGATTACGAGGGCCGCAAGCGGAGGTTCGGCGGACGCCATAACTCCTGTCCGAACAGCCCTACGTACCGCAAATACGCGAAACTCATGGCAAGCAAGCTGGCGGAGCGGTACAAGGATCACCCGGCTGTTCTGATCTGGCATGTATCGAACGAGTACGGCGGTTACTGCTATTGCGACAATTGCGCGGAGGCCTTCCGCGTATGGCTTAAGCAGCGTTACGGGACGCTGGAAGCGCTCAATAAAGCATGGAATACCCGCTTCTGGGGGCATACGTTCTACGATTGGGAGGATATCGTCGTACCGAATGCGTTGAGTGAGGAATGGGGAGGTAACCGGACGAATTTCCAGGGCATTTCCCTCGATTACCGCCGTTTCCAGTCCGACAGCCTGTTAGACTGCTATAAGCTCGAGCGGGATGAGCTGAAACGCATCACACCGGATATCCCGGTAACCACAAATCTGATGGGCTTTTATCCGGAGCTCGACTATTTCAAATGGGCCAAGGAGATGGACGTTGTCTCATGGGACAATTATCCGTCCCTCGATACTCCGTACAGCTTTACGGCGATGACGCATGCGCTTATGCGCGGGCTCAAGAACGGACAGCCGTTCATGCTGATGGAACAGACGCCGAGCGTCCAGAACTGGCAGCCATATAACTCGGCGAAGCGCCCCGGCGTCATGCGGCTATGGAGCTATCAAGCGGTTGCACATGGAGCTGATACGGTTATGTTCTTCCAGCTTCGCCGCTCGATCGGGGCCTGCGAAAAATACCACGGCGCTGTGATCGAGCATGTCGGCCACGAGCATACCCGCGTGTTCCGTGAATGTGCGGAGCTGGGCAAGGAGCTGCAGCAGCTTGGAGACCAGCTGTTGGACGCACGCTCCGACGCGAAAGTAGCGATCATGTACGACTGGGAAAACCGCTGGGGGATTGAGCTGTCCAGCGGCCCGACGGTTGCGCTCAATTATGTTGGCGAAGTGCATAAGTATTATGATGCGCTGCACCAGCTGCATATTCAGACGGATATGATCGGCGTGGAAGAGGATCTGTCCCAATACGAGGTCGTCATCGCTCCGGTCATGTACATGGTGAAGCCGGGATTCGCCAAGCGCGTCGAGGAATTTGTGTCTCGGGGAGGTACCTTCTTGACCACCTTCTTCAGCGGCATTGTCAACGAGAACGATATCGTAACGCTGGGCGGTTATCCTGGCGAGCTGCGCAGTCTGATGGGAATTTGGGCCGAGGAGATCGATGCCCTGCTGCCGGGGCAGCAAAATCAGATGATCATCCGGGGCAAGCATGGGGAGCTAGAAGACTCCTATGACTGCGGCATTTTGTGCGATGTGATTCATACGGAAGGGGCAGAAGTCGTTGCCGAGTACGGCTCGGACTATTATAAAGGCATGCCGTCGCTTACGGTCAACCGTTTCGGCCAAGGCAAAGCCTGGTATGTTGCGTCCAGTCCGGACGCGAAGTTCCTGCAGGATTTGATGAAGACGATCTGCGCAGAGCACGGCATTCAGTCGGTGCTGGATGCGCCGGCCGGCGTGGAGGCTACCCGCAGGGTCAAAGATGGTAAGGCATTTACTTTCGTGCTTAACCATACGGCGGAAGCTAAGACCGTGCCATTAGGGGATGAGGTTTACAAGGATTTACTGACGGGTAAGGAACAGCAGAAGCAGTGTGAAGTCCCTGGGCGGGGCGTCATGATTTTGGAGAAGCTGTAG
- a CDS encoding response regulator transcription factor, which produces MKALIVDDESRVRKAIQLLVRWEEHGITEIQEAANGQEAMEMIPAYRPSLVLMDMLMPLKNGVDLMKWIHEHYPDTKFIVISGHDDFEFVRNTIRYSGTDYILKPIEEAAINEAVDKAASAWRAEEAERRAAQQQHVQVNEYRPVYSEKLLTSLLDDPSAHAQVARRLKTEGIVPESAERVRLAVLQIDPSDSTLFERFGHHLDLLMFALLNICNEFLQKDGVGIAFRHYGSHHRIVILVWEQIGALTARLNDINDGIHRTLSRHMHFGTSPVGSYPGDMPKLYGKCLSSLASRDLTVLSHFIHDGDEVRSLAGDLPKALQFGSYEDPWKLAVLSGQPNLIAEAVEAWTHDIRKSGVITPELLAQWDRDIERFANQVIYETAGAGSESLHKLYREACSELESPNPNKYVFSLAEWQHYWTGLMNRLSSVLLSRTQSGGELIRDITEYIEQHYQNEVSLYEIASRFHVSREYISRKFKQQHQVNIPEYINRLRISKAKILLQNPALKMAAIAEMVGFKNEKYFSLVFKKQEGISPKEFRKRLTDFR; this is translated from the coding sequence ATGAAGGCATTGATCGTCGATGACGAGAGCCGCGTGCGCAAAGCGATTCAGCTGCTTGTCCGGTGGGAGGAGCATGGCATTACCGAAATTCAGGAGGCTGCCAACGGGCAGGAAGCAATGGAGATGATCCCCGCTTATCGCCCGAGCCTCGTCCTGATGGACATGCTGATGCCGCTGAAGAACGGCGTCGATCTCATGAAATGGATTCACGAGCATTACCCGGATACGAAATTCATCGTCATCAGCGGGCATGATGATTTCGAATTTGTCCGCAATACGATCCGCTATAGCGGTACAGACTATATCTTGAAGCCGATCGAAGAAGCTGCCATCAATGAGGCCGTCGACAAGGCGGCATCGGCCTGGAGGGCGGAGGAAGCGGAGCGCCGGGCTGCGCAGCAGCAGCATGTGCAGGTCAACGAATACCGGCCGGTGTACTCCGAGAAGCTGCTGACAAGCTTGCTCGATGACCCGAGTGCCCATGCCCAGGTTGCACGGCGGCTGAAGACCGAAGGCATCGTTCCTGAGTCAGCGGAGCGCGTAAGGCTGGCCGTTCTGCAGATCGACCCGTCGGACAGCACGTTATTCGAGCGCTTCGGCCATCATCTCGATCTTCTTATGTTTGCCCTGCTGAATATTTGCAACGAATTTCTGCAAAAGGACGGCGTCGGGATCGCATTCCGCCATTACGGCTCCCATCATCGAATCGTAATTCTGGTCTGGGAGCAGATCGGCGCGCTGACCGCCCGCCTAAACGATATCAACGATGGGATCCACCGGACCCTTTCGCGGCATATGCATTTTGGTACCAGCCCTGTCGGGAGCTACCCCGGGGACATGCCCAAGCTGTATGGCAAATGCCTGTCCTCCCTTGCTTCGCGCGACTTGACGGTGCTCAGCCATTTCATCCATGACGGAGACGAGGTCCGAAGCCTTGCCGGGGATCTGCCCAAGGCCCTCCAGTTCGGAAGCTACGAGGATCCTTGGAAGCTTGCCGTTCTCAGCGGACAGCCTAACCTGATTGCGGAAGCGGTCGAAGCGTGGACGCACGATATCCGCAAAAGCGGAGTGATTACGCCCGAGCTTCTGGCGCAGTGGGACCGGGACATCGAGCGCTTTGCCAACCAAGTCATTTATGAAACGGCTGGTGCCGGGTCCGAATCGCTGCACAAGCTCTACCGGGAGGCGTGTTCCGAATTGGAGTCCCCGAATCCCAATAAATACGTATTCTCGCTTGCTGAATGGCAGCACTATTGGACCGGTCTGATGAACCGCCTTTCCTCCGTCCTGCTGTCCAGAACGCAGTCCGGCGGGGAGCTGATCCGCGACATTACGGAGTACATCGAGCAGCACTACCAGAACGAGGTATCGCTTTACGAGATCGCGAGCCGCTTCCATGTGAGCCGGGAGTACATCTCCCGCAAATTCAAGCAGCAGCATCAGGTTAACATACCGGAGTATATCAACCGTCTCCGGATCTCCAAAGCGAAAATTCTGCTGCAGAATCCTGCGCTGAAAATGGCGGCGATCGCCGAGATGGTCGGGTTCAAGAACGAGAAGTACTTCAGCCTCGTGTTCAAGAAGCAGGAAGGCATCTCGCCGAAGGAATTCCGCAAGCGTTTGACCGATTTTAGGTAA
- a CDS encoding cache domain-containing sensor histidine kinase, which translates to MKVLNWNSIRTKLIAFMILATIIPTTAALIISYVTTTNALKERAVTENQNLLYQGRMNLESDLEELNRNSLTVYSDPEFFRSLYYSHGNISTGGRQSATMQSMYHAITGTRQVYLYVDGQRESTLYAQDIARKASDIRLYREIPDLQGRKLFIQPPHALHTYGFQLAYPYEENTKVLTLYRVIERVPSSERLGLVAIDLDMTFLSRISSQLFQPGNEQLYIASEDGIVMYSGDEARIGRPLGEDWYKTIMASGQQQGYFEHNDNIYVYNRVQTSVSNWTMIKEIPSSYILSSADKAAFINILLLAVSFLLIIAAMIWISVRITAPIRELVGFMSQVKSGRMTVDIESDRKDEIGILYRRFSSMMDTINNLILQEYKLKLANRTNQLRALQAQVNPHFMNNALQTIGTLALEHDMKRIYSLISALARMMRYSMYNTDKPVTLRTELNHIKDYIELQKERFENGFDFRYDVEESTLELTIPKMLIQPLVENFFKHGMNPVARDNYILVQSRRLSPSLVQITVEDNGNGMPEEQFEALQAQLRQLEELDLEQLQVSSEDKEDHSGIGLINIMTRLKLYSRGKSGFNLENNQPRGFRVVLTIHVEGETDEGIDRR; encoded by the coding sequence GTGAAAGTTTTGAACTGGAACAGCATACGCACAAAATTGATCGCCTTTATGATCCTGGCCACGATCATCCCGACGACGGCCGCCTTGATCATCAGCTATGTTACGACCACCAATGCGTTAAAGGAGCGAGCGGTCACCGAGAACCAAAATCTCCTGTACCAGGGGCGGATGAATCTGGAGAGCGATTTGGAGGAATTGAATCGGAATTCCTTGACGGTCTATTCCGATCCCGAGTTTTTCCGCAGTCTGTATTACAGCCACGGCAACATCAGCACCGGCGGCAGGCAGTCCGCAACGATGCAGTCGATGTATCATGCCATTACCGGCACCCGGCAGGTTTATCTGTACGTGGATGGTCAGCGGGAGTCGACCTTGTATGCCCAGGACATTGCCAGAAAGGCCAGCGACATCAGACTTTATCGAGAGATTCCGGATCTGCAGGGCCGAAAGCTGTTTATCCAGCCGCCCCATGCCCTGCATACCTACGGGTTTCAGTTAGCCTACCCCTATGAAGAGAATACCAAGGTGCTTACGCTGTATCGGGTCATTGAACGCGTGCCATCCTCGGAGCGGCTTGGGCTGGTCGCGATTGACCTGGACATGACGTTCCTCAGCCGGATCAGCAGTCAATTATTTCAGCCTGGGAACGAGCAGCTATACATTGCAAGCGAAGACGGGATTGTCATGTATTCCGGTGACGAGGCGCGAATTGGGCGGCCCCTTGGCGAGGATTGGTATAAGACCATTATGGCATCGGGACAACAGCAGGGGTATTTCGAACATAACGACAACATTTATGTGTATAACCGCGTCCAGACCTCTGTCAGCAATTGGACGATGATTAAGGAAATCCCGTCCTCCTATATTCTGAGCAGTGCGGACAAAGCGGCTTTCATCAATATTTTATTGCTTGCGGTATCGTTCCTCCTGATCATCGCCGCCATGATCTGGATCTCGGTGCGAATTACCGCGCCGATCCGGGAGCTTGTCGGATTTATGAGCCAGGTAAAGAGCGGGCGCATGACGGTTGATATCGAATCGGACCGCAAGGACGAGATCGGGATTCTGTACCGCAGATTCAGCAGCATGATGGATACGATCAACAACCTGATTTTGCAGGAATACAAGCTGAAGCTGGCCAATCGGACGAACCAGCTCCGGGCGCTCCAGGCCCAGGTGAACCCGCATTTCATGAACAATGCTCTGCAGACCATCGGCACGCTTGCGCTTGAGCATGACATGAAGAGGATCTACTCTCTTATCTCGGCCCTTGCCCGGATGATGCGCTACAGCATGTACAATACCGATAAGCCGGTAACGCTTCGCACGGAGCTGAATCACATCAAGGATTACATCGAGCTGCAGAAGGAGAGATTTGAGAACGGGTTCGACTTCAGGTACGATGTGGAAGAGTCTACCTTGGAACTGACTATACCGAAGATGCTGATCCAGCCGCTGGTTGAAAACTTTTTCAAGCACGGCATGAACCCGGTCGCCCGGGACAACTATATCCTCGTTCAAAGCCGGCGTCTCTCCCCTTCGCTCGTGCAGATTACCGTCGAGGATAACGGCAACGGCATGCCGGAAGAGCAGTTCGAAGCGCTGCAAGCGCAGCTGCGTCAATTGGAGGAGCTGGACCTGGAGCAGCTGCAGGTGAGCTCTGAGGACAAGGAGGACCACAGCGGCATCGGCCTCATCAACATTATGACAAGGCTCAAGCTGTATTCCCGGGGAAAATCCGGGTTCAATCTGGAGAACAACCAGCCGCGTGGCTTCCGTGTTGTTCTGACTATACATGTGGAAGGTGAAACGGATGAAGGCATTGATCGTCGATGA
- a CDS encoding carbohydrate ABC transporter permease, with protein sequence MNSKRTAALIQQLVYIGPALLFFGITIIIPFVMGMYYSFTNWNGVSGNVEWVGLDNFVKIFTSDRAFADSFWFTTKFTIVGVILTNLVGFFLAYFLTKKIRGRNFLRTIFFMPNVIGGLLLGFIWQFIFIKGFATLGDVTGLAFFQLPWLGDEVTGFWGIILVFVWQSSGYLMIIYIASITNVSKEVLEAAEIDGANRFQVLKNIMVPLIMPAVTVCLFLAISWSFKMFDLNLSLTKGGPYGSTESLAMNVYNEAFLNNRYGLGTAKSLIFFIVVAVITLIQVRLTKNKEVEA encoded by the coding sequence ATGAATAGCAAAAGAACGGCTGCGCTGATACAGCAGCTGGTGTATATTGGACCCGCGCTGCTGTTTTTCGGCATTACGATCATTATCCCGTTTGTCATGGGAATGTATTATTCCTTTACGAATTGGAACGGCGTATCGGGCAATGTCGAATGGGTGGGACTTGATAATTTCGTCAAAATATTCACGAGCGACCGCGCGTTTGCCGACTCCTTTTGGTTTACAACCAAGTTTACGATCGTCGGCGTCATTTTAACCAATCTGGTCGGATTTTTCCTGGCCTACTTCCTGACCAAGAAGATCAGAGGTCGGAACTTCCTGCGGACGATCTTCTTCATGCCGAACGTGATCGGCGGTCTGCTGCTTGGTTTCATTTGGCAGTTTATTTTTATCAAAGGATTTGCGACGCTTGGAGATGTAACCGGTCTCGCGTTCTTCCAGCTGCCTTGGCTGGGGGATGAGGTTACCGGATTCTGGGGAATCATTCTGGTATTCGTATGGCAGTCCTCCGGATACCTCATGATCATCTACATCGCCTCCATTACCAACGTGTCGAAGGAAGTGCTTGAAGCTGCCGAAATTGACGGAGCGAACCGCTTCCAGGTGCTGAAAAATATTATGGTGCCGCTCATTATGCCGGCCGTGACCGTCTGTCTGTTTCTTGCGATATCCTGGTCCTTCAAAATGTTCGACCTGAACCTGTCGCTGACCAAGGGCGGACCATACGGCTCGACTGAATCGCTTGCGATGAACGTGTATAATGAAGCTTTCCTGAATAACCGCTATGGATTGGGTACGGCAAAATCCTTGATCTTCTTCATCGTGGTGGCCGTCATCACCCTCATTCAGGTCCGCCTGACGAAGAATAAGGAGGTTGAAGCTTGA
- a CDS encoding carbohydrate ABC transporter permease, translating to MKTKSSQSVSGLILQVVMFIIAILFLAPFYFLLVNSVKSLGDIMVNAANWPSMFHWDNYSKAWELTRFPEAFTNSLIITVISNLIIALLSAMAAYRMVRANTVFNRIVFMIFVSAMVIPFQSIMIPLLQVVGWLNVNNSMVGLILSYLGLGIPLSIFLFHGFVKSIPLEIEEAATVDGASSYGVFARIILPMLKPMLVTVIILNSLWIWNDYLLPSLILQSPELRTIPLATFAFFGQYSKQWDMALPALVLGITPIIIFFLSLQKYIVEGVAAGSVKG from the coding sequence ATGAAGACCAAATCCTCACAATCGGTATCGGGCCTGATCCTGCAAGTCGTGATGTTTATCATCGCCATCCTATTTTTAGCACCCTTTTACTTCCTGCTCGTCAACTCGGTGAAATCGCTGGGCGACATCATGGTCAATGCGGCCAATTGGCCGAGCATGTTCCACTGGGATAACTATTCGAAGGCATGGGAGCTTACGCGATTCCCGGAAGCCTTCACGAATTCCCTGATCATTACCGTGATCAGCAATCTGATCATTGCGCTGCTCAGCGCGATGGCGGCCTACCGGATGGTCCGCGCGAACACGGTCTTTAACCGCATCGTGTTTATGATCTTCGTATCGGCGATGGTCATCCCGTTCCAGTCCATTATGATCCCGCTGCTGCAGGTGGTCGGATGGCTGAACGTCAACAACAGCATGGTCGGCCTGATTCTATCCTACCTTGGGCTTGGCATTCCGCTCTCCATCTTCTTGTTCCACGGATTCGTAAAATCGATTCCGCTGGAGATCGAAGAGGCGGCTACGGTAGACGGGGCATCGTCCTACGGCGTGTTCGCCCGGATCATTCTGCCGATGCTGAAGCCGATGCTCGTAACGGTCATCATCCTGAACAGCTTGTGGATCTGGAACGATTATCTGCTGCCGTCCCTGATTCTGCAAAGTCCGGAGCTGCGGACCATTCCGCTGGCGACCTTCGCTTTCTTCGGACAGTATTCCAAGCAGTGGGATATGGCGCTGCCGGCACTGGTGCTCGGGATTACGCCGATTATCATATTTTTCTTATCGTTGCAGAAGTATATTGTCGAAGGCGTTGCGGCCGGCTCCGTCAAAGGCTGA
- a CDS encoding ABC transporter substrate-binding protein, with protein sequence MKKMKLTLVMLLAFSMVLAACGGKSSEEGSGSSDAASGDVKTVKIFQFKTEIVDGLNELKVEFEKEHPNIKLDIQTVGGGADYGASLKTKFASGDAPDIFSNGGYAEMEMWFDNLEDLSDQPWVADLVDMAKKPMTKDGKVYGMPMNLEGWGYIYNKDLFEQAGITELPKTYSQLEDAAKKLEAIGVTPFANAYQEWWLLGNQGINPAFALQNDPDAFIKGLSDGTEKFAGNPQFEAWAKLMQLTLDHGNKNPLTTDYNTAVSLLATEKAAMMQNGNWSQTEIDAINPELNLGFLPMPMGEDAEQNDKLNVGVPANLVINKNSPVKEEAKVFLNWLVTSDIGKEYIVKKFKFIPALSTIEATPEDMGDLGASVWEYVQAGKVLPQQAPKFPDGVTQEFANSMQAYFAGKSDVTKMLEDMQASWDSLSQ encoded by the coding sequence ATGAAAAAAATGAAATTGACCCTGGTCATGCTGCTGGCATTCTCGATGGTCCTTGCGGCCTGCGGCGGCAAATCGTCTGAAGAGGGAAGCGGCAGCAGCGATGCAGCTTCCGGTGATGTAAAAACGGTTAAGATATTCCAATTCAAAACCGAGATCGTAGATGGTCTGAATGAGCTGAAGGTTGAATTCGAAAAAGAGCATCCGAACATCAAGCTGGACATCCAGACGGTCGGCGGCGGCGCGGACTATGGCGCTTCTCTGAAGACGAAATTCGCTTCGGGCGACGCGCCCGACATTTTCTCCAACGGCGGTTATGCCGAGATGGAGATGTGGTTTGACAACCTCGAAGATTTGTCCGATCAGCCATGGGTAGCCGATCTGGTCGATATGGCGAAGAAGCCGATGACTAAAGACGGCAAAGTATATGGCATGCCGATGAACCTTGAAGGCTGGGGCTATATCTACAATAAAGATTTGTTCGAGCAAGCAGGCATTACCGAGCTTCCGAAAACTTACTCCCAGCTGGAGGATGCCGCGAAGAAGCTGGAAGCAATCGGCGTAACGCCGTTCGCGAACGCTTATCAGGAATGGTGGCTGCTGGGCAACCAGGGCATTAACCCTGCATTCGCGCTGCAGAACGATCCGGACGCGTTTATTAAAGGCTTGAGCGACGGCACGGAGAAATTCGCGGGCAACCCGCAGTTTGAAGCATGGGCTAAGCTGATGCAGCTGACGCTGGATCACGGCAACAAAAACCCGCTGACGACCGATTACAACACCGCCGTATCCTTGCTGGCAACTGAAAAAGCGGCCATGATGCAAAACGGCAACTGGTCCCAAACGGAAATCGACGCCATCAATCCGGAGCTGAACCTGGGCTTCCTGCCGATGCCGATGGGTGAGGATGCCGAGCAGAACGACAAGCTGAACGTCGGCGTACCGGCCAACCTCGTCATTAACAAAAACTCACCGGTGAAGGAAGAAGCGAAGGTATTCCTGAACTGGCTTGTCACTTCCGATATCGGTAAAGAGTACATCGTGAAGAAGTTCAAATTCATCCCGGCTTTGTCCACGATCGAAGCAACCCCTGAGGATATGGGCGACCTGGGTGCGTCGGTATGGGAATATGTGCAGGCCGGCAAAGTGCTGCCACAGCAGGCTCCGAAATTCCCTGACGGCGTAACGCAAGAATTTGCAAACTCGATGCAGGCCTACTTTGCAGGCAAATCCGATGTGACAAAAATGCTTGAGGATATGCAGGCTTCATGGGATAGTTTGAGTCAGTAA